The bacterium genome includes a window with the following:
- a CDS encoding aldehyde dehydrogenase family protein, giving the protein MIRYKNYIDGKFVDTKSGRTFENRNPANNDDVIGIFPKSNAADLNDAVVAAKKAFKGWRAMPWPKRSEIMRRAAELMIKSKEELSRLMTREMGKVIKETRGDVQEAIDTVLYAANIGRHYYGYSVPSELENKSCVTKRESMGVWGMITPWNFPMAIPSWKIVPAITSGNCAIIKPATDTPASAGELVRILNEAGLPPGVLNIVYGGGGELGEAMLSHQDLVGISFTGSSEIGRRIGEVCGKTLKRCSLELGGKNGQIVLADADFDLALEGVLWGAFGTTGQRCTATSRLIIEEPVYEKFITMLKSRVEKIKVGDGLDESVEMGPCVSKAQRESVMTYMDIGKKDGARLLTGGAILDKGAHAGGWFMQPTVFVDVTPKMRLAQEEIFGPVLSVLKAKNFEDAVEILNGTVYGLSSSIYTKNLNYAHKAMELAETGIVYVNAPTIGAECHLPFGGMKNTGNGHREGGWTAYEIFTEIKTIYVDYSGALQKAQIDTWKE; this is encoded by the coding sequence ATGATACGCTATAAGAATTATATTGATGGAAAGTTCGTTGACACCAAATCGGGGCGGACATTCGAGAACCGCAACCCCGCCAATAATGATGACGTGATCGGCATTTTCCCGAAATCCAATGCCGCGGACCTGAACGACGCCGTGGTCGCGGCCAAGAAAGCCTTTAAAGGCTGGCGCGCCATGCCCTGGCCCAAGAGATCGGAGATCATGCGCCGCGCCGCGGAATTAATGATAAAGAGTAAGGAAGAACTGTCCCGGTTAATGACCCGTGAAATGGGAAAGGTCATAAAAGAAACCAGGGGCGATGTCCAGGAAGCGATCGATACGGTGCTCTACGCGGCGAACATCGGCCGCCATTATTACGGCTATTCAGTGCCCTCGGAGCTGGAAAACAAATCATGCGTGACCAAACGCGAATCCATGGGCGTGTGGGGGATGATAACCCCCTGGAATTTTCCCATGGCGATCCCGTCGTGGAAGATCGTGCCGGCAATAACCAGCGGCAACTGCGCGATCATCAAGCCGGCGACCGATACACCGGCTTCGGCCGGCGAACTGGTCCGGATATTGAACGAAGCCGGGCTTCCGCCCGGCGTTTTGAACATCGTCTACGGCGGCGGCGGAGAACTGGGCGAAGCGATGCTCAGTCACCAGGATCTTGTCGGCATCTCGTTCACCGGGTCTTCCGAGATCGGACGACGGATCGGCGAAGTATGCGGCAAGACGTTGAAGCGTTGTTCCCTGGAACTGGGCGGAAAGAACGGCCAGATCGTGCTGGCGGACGCCGATTTCGACCTTGCCCTCGAGGGTGTGCTGTGGGGCGCGTTCGGCACGACCGGACAGAGATGCACGGCGACGTCGCGGCTCATAATTGAGGAGCCGGTCTACGAAAAATTCATCACCATGCTTAAATCCCGCGTGGAGAAGATCAAAGTCGGCGACGGCCTGGACGAGAGCGTGGAAATGGGTCCGTGCGTGAGCAAGGCGCAGCGCGAATCGGTGATGACATACATGGATATCGGCAAGAAAGACGGCGCCCGGCTGCTGACCGGCGGCGCCATACTGGACAAGGGCGCGCATGCCGGCGGCTGGTTTATGCAACCCACGGTGTTCGTGGATGTGACGCCAAAGATGAGGCTTGCCCAGGAAGAGATCTTCGGACCGGTGTTGTCGGTGCTGAAGGCGAAAAATTTTGAAGATGCGGTCGAGATCCTGAACGGAACCGTATACGGCTTGTCTTCGAGCATCTATACGAAAAATCTGAATTACGCGCATAAAGCGATGGAGCTCGCCGAGACCGGCATCGTTTACGTAAACGCGCCGACGATCGGCGCGGAGTGCCATCTGCCGTTCGGCGGCATGAAGAACACCGGCAACGGGCACCGCGAGGGCGGCTGGACCGCTTACGAGATATTCACCGAGATCAAAACGATATATGTCGATTATTCGGGAGCGCTTCAGAAAGCTCAGATCGATACATGGAAAGAATAA
- a CDS encoding HEAT repeat domain-containing protein, with amino-acid sequence MKNRLDHKRVTALVLFALSSSLLIFCGLPPREKAADILSKGLSDESAIIRVNAAKGYAALGDRRGPEYLSKALADEDKETVVAALNALYETGESQLLPVIIQLTQSDNPMLRTEAFRLVAIIHDTVSRNILVKGTKDKIAKIRRIAFRNLESYGFRELIRTGLRDVDALTRIAAATALGKLGEPGMENFVRRELDPKKFSAEVWSQGTIALAEIGDTASIAFIRELLVDTPWDLKVAAAEALLILKDRTGIETIEGALKSNDPFVRVKAVEIVQRFPLGELYETVKETTADQYINVSIGAINALIAYHKKESFPVYEKLLNAPNPLLKIAAATAYLSDK; translated from the coding sequence ATGAAGAACAGATTAGATCATAAAAGAGTCACCGCCTTGGTGCTTTTTGCGTTATCGTCGTCCCTCCTTATCTTCTGCGGCTTGCCGCCCCGGGAGAAAGCGGCCGACATCCTCAGCAAGGGGCTTTCCGACGAATCGGCGATCATCAGAGTGAATGCGGCAAAGGGCTACGCGGCGCTGGGCGACCGCCGGGGCCCCGAGTACCTGTCCAAGGCACTGGCAGATGAGGATAAAGAAACGGTGGTCGCGGCGCTGAACGCGCTGTACGAGACCGGGGAATCGCAGCTTTTGCCGGTCATCATTCAGCTCACCCAGAGCGACAATCCCATGCTGCGCACCGAGGCCTTCCGCCTGGTGGCTATTATTCATGACACCGTTTCCAGGAATATCCTGGTCAAGGGGACAAAGGATAAGATCGCCAAGATCCGGCGGATCGCGTTTAGAAATCTGGAATCCTACGGCTTTAGAGAGCTCATCCGTACCGGACTGCGCGATGTCGACGCGTTGACACGGATCGCCGCCGCGACCGCGCTCGGCAAACTCGGCGAACCGGGCATGGAGAACTTTGTACGCCGGGAACTCGACCCGAAAAAATTCAGCGCCGAGGTCTGGTCCCAGGGAACCATCGCGCTGGCAGAGATCGGCGACACCGCAAGCATCGCCTTTATCCGGGAACTGCTGGTCGATACGCCATGGGACTTGAAGGTCGCGGCAGCCGAAGCGCTGCTTATCTTAAAGGACCGGACCGGCATTGAGACCATCGAAGGCGCCCTGAAATCGAACGATCCCTTTGTACGGGTCAAGGCAGTCGAAATTGTCCAGCGATTTCCGCTCGGCGAACTGTACGAAACCGTCAAGGAAACGACCGCCGACCAGTACATCAATGTCTCGATCGGTGCGATCAATGCACTGATCGCGTATCACAAGAAAGAATCATTCCCGGTTTATGAAAAATTATTGAACGCGCCAAACCCGCTCTTAAAGATCGCCGCCGCGACCGCGTACCTCTCCGACAAATGA
- the cysS gene encoding cysteine--tRNA ligase, which translates to MALKLYNTLTRILEEFVPLRETVGIYTCGLTVQGHPHIGHMRSFMSRDVLVRWLEYLGHAVNVFENFTDIDDKIIEKQKEYNIDWRRIADDNITKYLWACDRLNIRRATFYPRATQHIEEIIALVEKLVEKGYAYEKQGDVYFRVRRFKNYGRLSRKSIDELIVGARIDPSERKDDPLDFALWKKSKPGEPCWLSPWGKGRPGWHIECSAMSMLHLGTTFDIHTGGEDLVFPHHENEIAQSVAATGDAFARYWLHTGWVTLTGEKMSKSTGHFYLIEDLLKDYAPNIIRLYLIRTHYRSQIDFSTDRLDETRSAYLRIQTFIHGFKELPVVAKPLYLEEFTEAMNDDLNTSRALAVIFNLINKGYEDKDPDPAIASSVKFYLAILGFTDDLPKEPFDELMTIFKDVRCKLEESNRKDLFDTAAASFFRRFDTVRSLDDIFPSLVHTLLAMRNQLRKDKDYALADFIRQALGARKIQVLDKDAAVSDYRLEVT; encoded by the coding sequence ATGGCGCTTAAACTTTACAATACCCTGACGCGCATACTCGAGGAATTTGTACCGCTGCGGGAGACGGTCGGCATCTACACCTGCGGCCTTACGGTTCAGGGACACCCCCACATCGGTCACATGCGTTCGTTCATGTCGCGCGATGTCCTCGTTCGCTGGCTAGAGTATCTCGGTCATGCGGTCAATGTGTTCGAGAATTTCACTGACATCGACGACAAGATCATCGAGAAGCAGAAAGAATACAATATCGACTGGCGCCGGATCGCGGATGACAATATAACCAAATATCTCTGGGCGTGCGACCGGCTGAACATCCGTCGGGCCACGTTCTATCCGCGGGCGACGCAGCATATCGAGGAGATCATCGCGCTCGTCGAGAAGCTGGTGGAAAAGGGCTATGCCTATGAAAAGCAGGGAGACGTTTACTTCCGGGTCCGCCGGTTCAAGAATTATGGCCGGTTATCGCGCAAGAGTATCGACGAGCTCATCGTGGGCGCTCGGATCGATCCTTCGGAGCGCAAGGATGATCCCCTGGATTTCGCACTCTGGAAAAAATCCAAACCCGGCGAACCCTGCTGGTTAAGTCCCTGGGGTAAAGGCCGGCCCGGATGGCATATTGAATGCTCGGCCATGTCCATGCTCCATCTCGGCACGACCTTCGACATCCATACGGGCGGCGAAGACCTCGTTTTCCCGCATCATGAGAACGAGATCGCGCAATCGGTCGCGGCGACCGGCGACGCCTTTGCCCGTTACTGGCTCCACACCGGCTGGGTAACGCTTACCGGCGAAAAGATGTCGAAATCAACGGGTCATTTTTATCTCATTGAAGACCTGCTGAAGGACTATGCCCCCAATATTATCCGGCTCTACCTTATCAGGACCCATTACCGCAGCCAGATCGATTTTTCCACGGACCGGCTTGATGAAACACGGTCCGCGTACTTGAGGATCCAGACCTTTATCCATGGTTTCAAGGAGCTGCCGGTCGTCGCCAAGCCGCTGTACCTGGAGGAATTCACCGAGGCGATGAACGATGATCTCAATACGTCGCGCGCGCTCGCGGTGATCTTCAATCTGATCAACAAGGGTTACGAAGATAAGGACCCTGATCCCGCGATCGCCTCCAGCGTGAAATTCTATCTTGCTATCCTGGGATTCACGGATGACCTACCCAAAGAGCCGTTCGATGAACTGATGACAATTTTTAAGGATGTCCGGTGCAAACTGGAGGAATCAAACCGCAAGGACCTCTTTGATACGGCGGCCGCTTCCTTTTTCCGGCGCTTTGATACGGTCCGCAGTCTTGATGACATCTTCCCCAGCCTGGTCCATACCCTGCTGGCGATGAGAAACCAGCTGAGAAAGGATAAAGATTACGCCCTTGCCGATTTTATCAGACAGGCGCTGGGTGCCCGTAAGATCCAGGTGCTTGACAAAGACGCCGCGGTCAGCGATTACCGTCTGGAGGTGACTTAA
- the efp gene encoding elongation factor P: MIVQVTNVKRGMVIKLEGVPYTVLEVTHITPGNWRGMVACRLRSLTNNLSKEIRFRSTERVEEVEIEEIEMEYIYFADGNYYFMNSENYEQLYLDREIIGDYAKLLTPNIRVKVEYFDGKPFGIILPKTVTLKVIETQAHMKDATAQAQTKPATLEGGHVCQVPAFIHVGELIKVNTETGEYLERA; encoded by the coding sequence ATGATCGTACAGGTGACGAACGTTAAACGGGGCATGGTGATAAAACTGGAAGGGGTCCCCTACACGGTGCTGGAGGTGACTCACATTACGCCCGGCAACTGGCGGGGAATGGTGGCCTGCCGGCTGCGCAGCCTGACAAACAACTTGTCCAAGGAAATAAGGTTCCGCTCGACCGAACGAGTGGAGGAAGTTGAGATCGAAGAAATCGAAATGGAATATATCTATTTTGCCGACGGCAATTACTACTTCATGAATTCGGAAAATTACGAACAGTTGTACCTGGATCGCGAGATCATCGGCGACTACGCGAAATTGCTGACGCCCAACATCCGGGTGAAAGTCGAATATTTCGATGGCAAGCCGTTCGGCATCATTCTGCCCAAAACCGTGACCCTTAAGGTCATCGAAACGCAGGCCCACATGAAGGACGCGACGGCCCAGGCGCAGACGAAACCGGCCACCCTGGAAGGGGGCCACGTCTGCCAGGTGCCGGCATTCATCCATGTCGGCGAACTGATCAAGGTAAACACCGAAACCGGCGAATACCTGGAACGAGCATAG
- a CDS encoding ComEC/Rec2 family competence protein has product MTYLCTVTAEDHGERWTRLSVQIKKAAVPGDTVAYDLPAEFYAVTHEPCLGKTLFIKGHLRPSRSPHRPNLLTGRIIASDHSCSFTGALFDRISAYIDGLFRSFFDRNDYNLASGLILGGSSRVGNALRESFTRAGVLHILSVSGLHVGFVVSFIGALLLFVPLPPKAKLLIVLIVLFIYAGITGFRPSVVRAALMAGLFGLALVSQRRVDSVHVLNVSALILLIMDPLILFDIGAQLSFVSVYGIVCLYPRWQPLFTSRVRSGILRQIISLMTVSLCAQLFVSPLLIQYFNRTQPVAVISNLFIVPLTTIITYMLFACIMVSPLLLPAAKLFAVAASALLAALCALARFFSSLPFSSVTISMPALSAVMFFFLFVPRFRLIAIYFMLGFAVILSAAAFSPCLQARISRNACLLDLSSSQTVLYAPKGAASPGVFQTDAAGCDYFIGPPDQGVEAKQCIGLPGPFQRTRIKLGDIMLELDPGLRVTYGRQTMGIDNASAVLDNDDVLYQLTNGQKFCAFRTRRRGSLLDLIVSDLRLLAIRVWLLF; this is encoded by the coding sequence GTGACATACCTGTGCACGGTTACGGCTGAAGATCACGGCGAACGCTGGACCAGGCTTTCCGTGCAGATCAAGAAAGCCGCCGTGCCCGGTGACACGGTCGCTTACGATCTGCCCGCTGAATTCTACGCGGTCACGCACGAGCCTTGCCTGGGCAAGACGCTGTTCATCAAAGGTCATCTCAGGCCTTCGCGATCGCCGCACCGCCCCAATCTGCTGACCGGCCGGATCATTGCCAGTGATCACTCATGCAGTTTCACCGGCGCGCTCTTCGACCGGATCAGCGCGTATATCGACGGTCTATTCCGCTCGTTCTTCGACCGTAATGACTACAATCTCGCCAGCGGCCTCATCCTGGGCGGGAGCAGCCGTGTCGGCAACGCGCTCCGGGAAAGCTTCACCCGCGCCGGCGTGCTGCACATCCTGTCTGTTTCCGGTCTGCACGTGGGTTTCGTGGTTTCGTTCATCGGCGCGCTCCTGCTTTTCGTACCGCTGCCCCCGAAGGCAAAGCTGCTCATTGTGCTCATCGTCCTTTTTATCTATGCCGGCATCACCGGTTTTCGGCCCAGTGTCGTGCGGGCCGCGCTCATGGCTGGTCTTTTCGGGCTTGCCCTGGTCAGCCAGCGCCGGGTCGACAGCGTTCATGTGCTCAACGTGTCGGCCCTGATACTCCTGATCATGGATCCGCTGATCCTTTTCGACATCGGCGCCCAGTTGTCCTTTGTTTCGGTATACGGAATTGTTTGTCTGTATCCCCGATGGCAGCCCTTGTTCACAAGCCGCGTCCGTTCCGGTATTCTGCGCCAGATCATCTCGCTGATGACCGTCTCCCTGTGCGCCCAGCTTTTTGTCTCACCCCTGCTGATCCAGTACTTCAACCGGACCCAGCCGGTCGCGGTCATCTCCAACCTGTTCATCGTACCCTTGACTACGATCATCACCTATATGCTCTTCGCCTGCATCATGGTCAGCCCGCTCTTGCTCCCCGCCGCCAAACTGTTCGCGGTCGCGGCTTCCGCCCTGCTCGCCGCGCTCTGCGCGCTCGCCCGGTTCTTTTCCTCGCTGCCCTTTTCGTCGGTCACGATCTCTATGCCCGCGCTGTCCGCCGTCATGTTCTTCTTCCTCTTCGTTCCCAGGTTCAGGCTCATCGCCATATATTTCATGCTGGGATTTGCCGTGATCTTGTCCGCTGCGGCTTTCTCGCCCTGCCTGCAGGCGCGCATTTCCAGGAACGCATGCCTGCTCGATCTCTCATCAAGCCAGACCGTGCTCTACGCCCCGAAAGGCGCGGCCTCGCCCGGCGTCTTTCAGACCGACGCCGCCGGCTGCGATTATTTTATCGGGCCGCCGGACCAGGGAGTGGAGGCAAAACAATGTATCGGGCTGCCCGGTCCGTTTCAGCGCACGCGCATTAAGCTCGGCGATATCATGCTCGAGCTCGATCCGGGCCTGCGCGTCACTTACGGTCGGCAAACCATGGGTATCGATAATGCAAGTGCGGTGCTGGATAACGATGATGTGCTGTATCAACTGACCAACGGACAGAAATTCTGCGCGTTTCGGACCCGGCGCCGCGGTTCATTGCTCGATCTTATCGTAAGCGACCTTCGGCTCCTGGCGATAAGGGTCTGGCTGTTATTCTAG
- a CDS encoding aromatic amino acid ammonia-lyase: MPIVLDGKSLTIEKLVAIARDHEPVEIHDQSIEDIKKCRLMLEEKLKAREIMYGTNTGIGEFSEKVLSDDQVKRFQRYLVYNHAAGIGDPAPVEHVRGALASRINVMSKGKSGCRVEIPLTMMEMLNKGVTPVVCTKGSVGACGDLAPMAQMALLLLGEGEAFYEDERMPGAAAFAKAGITVPGLHARDGLAAINGSNLIAAICALELHDVNQWLKQSEIACAMTLEALYANMKPYDVRLHQARGFAGAVRSARAIMKCIQGSDILSGKIKTKVQDAYSMRSSPQVVGAAHDAVAHARKQVEIELNAVADNPIFMPEFKLTLTGANFQGSPISLPMDMIGTAVTMVCVLSERRMNRLVNPALSQGLPAFLTKDPGFYSGMMLSQYTADTLIVEQRILSMPGSIQSIPAAADQEDFVSMGMNTALKNLQIIDNAYGVLGIEYMAAAQALDFREFNPGKGANIARQIIRRHVPHLEEDRPLYADHNKMKDLVKSNEILRAVEKEIGSLE; the protein is encoded by the coding sequence ATGCCAATAGTACTTGATGGAAAGAGCCTGACCATTGAGAAACTGGTCGCCATTGCCCGGGATCATGAGCCGGTCGAGATCCACGACCAGTCGATCGAAGATATTAAGAAATGCCGTTTGATGCTTGAAGAAAAATTGAAAGCGCGGGAGATCATGTACGGGACCAACACCGGCATCGGCGAGTTCTCGGAAAAGGTCCTTTCCGACGATCAGGTGAAACGGTTTCAGCGTTACCTGGTGTATAATCATGCCGCCGGCATCGGCGACCCGGCGCCCGTCGAACACGTGCGGGGCGCGCTTGCTTCCCGCATCAACGTGATGTCCAAAGGAAAGTCCGGATGCCGCGTTGAGATCCCCCTAACCATGATGGAAATGCTGAACAAGGGGGTGACGCCGGTCGTATGCACCAAGGGTTCGGTGGGAGCGTGCGGCGACCTGGCGCCCATGGCGCAGATGGCGCTGCTACTGCTCGGCGAGGGCGAGGCATTTTACGAAGATGAGAGGATGCCCGGCGCCGCGGCGTTCGCCAAGGCGGGGATCACGGTCCCCGGATTACACGCCCGGGACGGTCTGGCCGCGATCAACGGTTCGAACTTGATCGCCGCGATCTGCGCATTGGAACTCCACGATGTCAACCAGTGGCTCAAACAGTCCGAGATCGCATGCGCGATGACCCTGGAAGCACTTTATGCCAACATGAAACCCTATGACGTGCGGCTGCACCAGGCTCGGGGCTTTGCCGGCGCTGTCCGTTCGGCCCGCGCGATCATGAAATGTATCCAGGGCAGCGACATCTTATCAGGGAAGATCAAGACCAAGGTGCAGGATGCCTATTCCATGCGTTCTTCGCCCCAGGTGGTCGGCGCCGCGCACGATGCCGTAGCCCACGCGCGTAAGCAGGTCGAGATCGAGCTCAACGCGGTCGCTGACAACCCGATCTTTATGCCCGAGTTCAAGCTGACGCTGACCGGCGCCAATTTTCAGGGATCGCCGATCTCGTTACCAATGGACATGATCGGCACCGCCGTGACCATGGTCTGCGTTCTTTCCGAGCGCCGGATGAACCGTTTGGTCAACCCGGCATTGAGCCAGGGATTGCCGGCTTTCCTGACCAAGGACCCCGGGTTCTATTCAGGCATGATGCTGAGCCAGTACACGGCTGATACCCTGATCGTCGAACAGAGGATTCTTTCCATGCCCGGATCGATCCAATCGATACCGGCCGCCGCCGACCAGGAGGATTTTGTTTCCATGGGGATGAATACGGCGCTGAAGAACCTTCAGATCATCGATAACGCGTATGGGGTCCTGGGTATCGAATACATGGCCGCTGCGCAGGCCCTGGATTTCCGCGAGTTCAATCCGGGGAAGGGCGCCAACATCGCCCGGCAGATCATCCGCCGGCACGTGCCGCACCTTGAAGAAGACCGGCCCCTGTACGCGGATCACAACAAAATGAAGGACCTCGTAAAATCGAACGAGATCCTCAGGGCAGTGGAAAAGGAAATCGGCAGTCTAGAATAA